Proteins from one Limanda limanda chromosome 9, fLimLim1.1, whole genome shotgun sequence genomic window:
- the naprt gene encoding nicotinate phosphoribosyltransferase: protein MAAVSSTDPCGPLEVSVRTRAPPLLTDLYQFTMAYAYWRSGRHREPAVFELFFRDNPFGGGFSVFAGLHDCQLFLRSFRFTDQDVDFLCSVLPPATDPAFFVFLRDLDCSGVTLRSVPEGTVVFARVPLMEVSGPLAVVQLLETSLLCLVNFASLVCSNAARFRLAAGPRRKLLEMGLRRAQGPDGGLTASRYSYIGGFDLTSNVQAGFLYGIPVAGTMAHSYVTSFTSLEEVWPQTLAAASGGDPDPVDVISLTKGWLTRVCELLAAAPGKIREGELAAFLSYAIAYPENFLPVIDSYSVGCSGLLSFCAVALVLCELGYKPVGVRLDSGDLCRQSLEVRRVFRLCSEHFSVAAFHSLVIVGTNNISEQSLMELNKKENEIDTVGVGTHLVTCTKQPSLGCVYKLVEVRGRPRMKISEDPEKSTVPGTKSVYRLVDAEGHPFLDLVCLEVEPPPEAGVPLSCFPLGSDDSSHSFTPAQVTCLRQEAFTMGQVTHPPCSAAETRAKVHSSLQTLHPRHKRLQEPDSYTVALSEKLHNLVTEIRRGSSNDSNFLLAN, encoded by the exons ATGGCCGCGGTGTCCTCCACAGACCCATGCGGGCCCTTGGAGGTCTCCGTGCGGACCCGGGCCCCCCCGCTGCTCACCGACCTGTACCAGTTCACCATGGCCTACGCGTACTGGCGCAGCGGGCGGCACCGGGAGCCCGCGGTGTTCGAGCTCTTCTTCAGGGACAACCCGTTCGGAGGAGGCTTCTCCGTGTTCGCGGGGCTGCACGACTGTCAGCTGTTCCTGCGCAGCTTCCGCTTCACCGACCAGG ATGTGGACTTCCTGTGCTCGGTCCTGCCCCCGGCCACAGACCCCGCCTTCTTCGTGTTCCTGCGAGACCTGGACTGCTCGGGCGTCACGCTGCGCTCCGTCCCTGAGGGCACCGTGGTGTTCGCTAGG GTTCCTCTGATGGAGGTGTCAGGTCCACTGGCTGTGGTGCAACTGCTGGAGACCAGTTTACTGTGTCTGGTTAACTTCGccag cCTGGTTTGTAGTAACGCCGCCCGGTTCCGCCTGGCCGCCGGCCCCCGGAGGAAGCTGCTGGAGATGGGCCTCCGCCGAGCTCAGGGGCCCGATGGAGGCCTCACTGCCTCGCGCTACTCCTACATCGGAG GGTTTGATCTCACCAGTAACGTCCAGGCTGGTTTCCTGTATGGGATCCCGGTCGCTGGGACCATGGCTCACTCCTAcgtcacctccttcacctccctgGAGGAGGTGTGGCCACAG accCTGGCGGCGGCGTCGGGGGGGGATCCTGACCCGGTGGATGTCATCTCTCTGACTAAGGGCTGGTTGACCCGTGTGTGTGAGCTTCTCGCCGCAGCGCCCGGGAAGATCCGTGAGGGCGAGTTGGCCGCGTTCCTGTCCTACGCCATCGCCTACCCTGAGAACTTCCTgcctgtgattgacagctacaGCGTGGGCTG CAGCGGCCTGTTGAGCTTCTGTGCCGTGGCCTTGGTTCTGTGTGAGCTGGGCTACAAGCCTGTGGGAGTTCGACTGGACAGCGGCGACCTCTGCAGGCAGTCGCTGGAAGTGCGTCGTGTCTTCAGACTCTGCAGCGAGCA TTTCTCCGTCGCTGCTTTTCATTCGCTGGTCATCGTCGGGACCAATAACATCTCAGAGCAAAGTTTGATGGAGCTCAACAAGAAG GAGAACGAGATCGACACGGTGGGAGTCGGGACTCATCTGGTCACCTGCACCAAGCAACCCTCCCTCGGCTGCGTCTACAAG CTGGTGGAGGTCAGGGGCCGACCCAGGATGAAGATCAGTGAAGACCCAGAGAAGAGCACCGTCCCTGGAACCAAGTCTGTTTACCGCCTGGTGGACGCTGAGG gtcATCCCTTCCTCGACCTGGTGTGTCTGGAGGTGGAGCCCCCCCCCGAGGCTGGAGTCCCTCTGAGCTGTTTCCCTCTGGGCAGCGATGACTCCTCCCACTCCTTCACTCCAGCTCAGGTCACATGTCTGCGTCAGGAGGCGTTCACCATGGGACAG GTCACACACCCTCCGTGCAGCGCTGCAGAAACTAGAGCAAAGGTCCACAGCTCCCTCCAGACTCTGCACCCCCGGCACAAGAGGCTGCAGGAGCCGGACTCGTACACC gtggcgctgtcAGAGAAACTCCACAACCTGGTGACAGAGATCCGAAGAGGCAGCTCCAACGACAGCAACTTCCTCTTAGCCAACTGA
- the si:ch211-191a24.4 gene encoding MARVEL domain-containing protein 3: protein MSHQPRSNRPNRDRNGDRDRTGDRDRNGDRDRNGDRDRTKDRTGDHRYDRDSHDDRSSSRPPYLPREDDAPPKRVREAPRVERHDSKCTNICSRRGIMLICSVLTNALVLICVIAAHMVSSGMSSATAMGGYNINSNINFQGTELQQVRELDMQYSQMRAPGLYGGIPFCLTFGVVSLLFAVAGSKPPHLMSRGLLVGALVFQAVGAVGYVVAVGLYLHFIIGVNATDVCQRRERLYARNGYTWMSCDVGGADAAVALFGLITAILYAAGTALTFQTVRGVRRYQQERKRREEERSRGPLRAETTSV from the exons ATGAGTCATCAGCCGCGGTCCAACCGGCCAAACCGGGACCGGAACGGGGACCGGGACAGAaccggggaccgggaccggaatggggaccgggaccggaacGGAGACCGGGACCGAACCAAGGACAGAACCGGCGACCATCGATATGACCGCGACTCCCACGACGATCG GTCGTCGTCTCGACCCCCGTACCTCCCCCGGGAGGACGACGCCCCCCCCAAGCGAGTGCGGGAGGCGCCTCGAGTCGAGCGTCACGACTCCAAGTGCACGAACATCTGCTCCAGGAGAG gtATCATGCTGATCTGCTCGGTCCTGACCAACGCCCTGGTGCTGATCTGTGTGATCGCCGCCCACATGGTGTCCTCAGGAATGTCCTCGGCCACGGCGATGGGCGGATACAACATCAACTCCAACATCAACTTCCAGGGcacggagctgcagcaggtgcGGGAGCTGGACATGCAGTACAGCCAGATGAGGGCGCCCGGCCTCTACGGGGGGATCCCCTTCTGCCTGACCTTCGGGGTGGTCTCGCTGCTGTTCGCCGTCGCCGGCAGCAAGCCCCCCCACCTGATGTCCAGGGGGCTGCTGGTCGGAGCCCTGGTGTTTCAGGCGGTGGGCGCCGTGGGCTACGTGGTGGCCGTCGGCCTCTACCTGCACTTCATCATCGGGGTCAACGCCACGGACGTCTGCCAGAGGCGGGAGCGGCTGTACGCACGCAACGGCTACACCTGGATGAGCTGCGACGTGGGGGGGGCGGACGCAGCCGTGGCGCTGTTCGGCCTCATCACCGCCATCCTGTACGCGGCCGGCACGGCGCTCACCTTCCAGACCGTCCGGGGCGTGAGGCGCTAccagcaggagaggaagaggagagaggaggagaggtccAGGGGTCCGCTGAGGGCCGAGACCACCTccgtgtga
- the c9h8orf82 gene encoding UPF0598 protein C8orf82 homolog produces the protein MFLLRTAALGGRAVAALRSLSAGYTTSRRPAEFIQGQSPEPRIREYFYYIDHHGQLFLDDTKVKNFVTCFKDKHFLVFFFNRLRSNQSGRYEEDFPFLSLCGRERNFLRCDDRPVVFTHLMQPPAGPGGLLGGDQELLSYGGGEEKLTVPFRPEALYMHPPSGRVYHPCSERWGGVGLVRSALAIELSPFFVYPSEQDQSEQPTHFVQGGRKLTLTNELAGCFPSGEEGGGRQG, from the exons ATGTTTCTCCTCAGGACCGCGGCGCTCGGCGGCAGAGCTGTGGCCGCCCTGCGGAGCCTGTCCGCCGGCTACACGACCTCCAGACGCCCCGCTGAGTTCATCCAGGGCCAGAGCCCGGAGCCACGGATCAGAGAGTACTTCTACTACATCGACCACCACGGACAG CTTTTCCTCGATGACACTAAAGTGAAGAACTTTGTCACCTGCTTCAAAG ATAAACACTTCCTGGTCTTCTTCTTCAACCGTCTGCGGTCCAATCAGAGCGGGCGATACGAGGAGGACTTCCCCTTCCTGTCGCTGTGCGGGCGGGAGAGGAACTTCCTGCGCTGCGATGACCGACCGGTGGTCTTCACCCACCTGATGCAGCCCCCCGCTGGGCCGGGGGGGCTGCTGGGGGGCGACCAGGAGCTGCTGTCGTACGGCGGCGGCGAGGAGAAGCTGACCGTGCCCTTCCGCCCTGAGGCTCTGTACATGCACCCCCCCAGCGGGCGGGTGTACCACCCCTGCTCCGAGCGCTGGGGGGGCGTCGGCCTGGTGCGCTCGGCTCTGGCCATCGAGCTCAGCCCGTTCTTTGTGTATCCCTCAGAGCAGGACCAATCAGAACAGCCCACACACTTTGTCCAGGGAGGACGGAAACTCACGCTGACCAATGAGCTCGCAGGATGCTTCCCCTCGGGAGAGGAGGGCGGCGGGCGCCAGGGATAA